In Clostridium sp. JN-1, one genomic interval encodes:
- a CDS encoding DeoR/GlpR family DNA-binding transcription regulator has protein sequence MKREKAYIDNRRKRILEILNKNLQVRVEDLSKILGVSLLTVRRDLQYLEEKKKLVRFYGGAKLIQSEESKVDEVQMYRELIARYAATLVENDDSIFVNTSSTALQILRYITSRNVTVITNNGRALECEHGSEIHIILTGGELRHPKEVMVGDFAIRNLQTVYAKKSFIGCSGISPITGMTTENANEVNINELMIDHVTQNVYILADHTKIGKNSSFISCPIDKVTHLITDEKAPEDVLALMREAGIQVYQVKKEDFFGGQRTKAEDKGQRTEVREHRTEDN, from the coding sequence ATGAAAAGGGAAAAGGCGTATATAGATAATCGAAGAAAACGAATACTAGAAATACTTAATAAAAATTTACAGGTACGTGTAGAAGATTTATCTAAAATATTAGGTGTCTCTTTATTAACTGTCAGAAGGGATTTGCAATATCTAGAAGAAAAAAAGAAGTTAGTTCGCTTTTATGGAGGAGCAAAACTGATCCAAAGTGAAGAATCTAAGGTTGATGAAGTGCAAATGTATCGTGAATTGATTGCACGATATGCAGCAACATTAGTAGAAAATGATGATTCTATATTTGTAAATACAAGCAGCACTGCTCTTCAAATTTTAAGATATATTACAAGTAGAAATGTTACAGTCATAACGAACAATGGCAGGGCACTTGAATGTGAGCATGGTTCCGAGATTCATATTATTTTAACTGGAGGAGAACTTAGGCATCCAAAAGAAGTTATGGTAGGTGATTTTGCAATTAGAAATCTGCAGACAGTATATGCTAAAAAATCATTCATAGGCTGTTCAGGAATTTCACCAATAACGGGTATGACAACTGAAAATGCAAATGAAGTGAATATCAATGAATTGATGATTGATCATGTGACACAAAATGTATACATATTAGCAGATCATACAAAAATCGGGAAAAACAGCAGCTTTATTAGTTGTCCAATTGATAAGGTGACACATTTAATTACGGATGAAAAGGCTCCAGAAGATGTGCTTGCACTTATGAGAGAAGCTGGTATCCAAGTTTATCAGGTGAAAAAGGAAGACTTTTTTGGAGGACAGAGGACAAAGGCAGAGGACAAAGGACAGAGGACAGAAGTCAGAGAACATAGGACAGAGGACAATTGA
- a CDS encoding aspartate kinase: MAIVVQKYGGSSVGSVEKIKKVAETIIKKREAGNDVVVVVSAMGNTTDNLISIASKVTENPDKRELDALLSTGEMVSAALLAMTIKDKGYDAVSYTAYQAEVKTFGGYGKSLIKDIDGKNIKDSLKRGKIVIIAGFQGINEDGDITTLGRGGSDTTAVAIAVKLNGTCEIYTDVDGIYSVDPRKYKNAKKLDKIDYEEMLELSSLGAQIMHSRSIELGQKYNIPIYVGLSNSSIKGTIIRGLNKVNMESKPVTGLATSDEDAAITIREIESDINLIADLFEKVASKRINIDMISQTAPMDGKVSLSFTIPKTDLKEGLGIINGFCKDKAKIAIDEDITKFSVVGIGMKTTSGVAAKMLKLLSDNNIEVKMITTSEIRITCAIKQEDKVKAVNIVAKEFNL, translated from the coding sequence ATGGCTATTGTTGTTCAGAAATATGGTGGAAGTTCTGTTGGATCTGTGGAAAAGATAAAAAAGGTTGCAGAAACTATTATAAAGAAAAGAGAAGCTGGAAATGATGTAGTTGTAGTAGTATCAGCAATGGGAAATACTACAGACAACTTAATATCAATTGCTAGTAAAGTTACTGAAAATCCAGACAAGAGAGAATTGGATGCTCTTTTATCTACAGGAGAAATGGTTTCAGCAGCTCTTTTAGCTATGACAATTAAAGACAAAGGTTATGATGCTGTAAGCTATACAGCATATCAAGCAGAAGTAAAAACATTTGGCGGGTATGGTAAATCCCTTATTAAAGATATAGACGGTAAGAATATAAAAGACAGCCTAAAAAGAGGGAAAATTGTGATTATAGCAGGATTTCAAGGTATAAATGAAGATGGGGATATAACAACCCTTGGAAGAGGAGGATCAGATACTACAGCTGTTGCTATAGCTGTAAAGCTAAATGGAACATGTGAAATATATACAGATGTAGATGGAATATACAGTGTTGATCCAAGAAAGTATAAGAATGCTAAAAAACTTGACAAAATAGATTATGAAGAAATGCTTGAACTTTCAAGTCTTGGGGCACAAATAATGCATTCTAGATCTATAGAACTTGGTCAAAAGTACAATATACCAATTTATGTTGGGTTAAGTAACAGCAGTATAAAAGGAACTATAATTAGGGGGTTGAATAAAGTGAATATGGAAAGTAAACCAGTAACAGGACTTGCTACAAGTGATGAGGATGCTGCGATAACAATAAGGGAAATTGAAAGTGACATAAACTTAATAGCTGATTTATTTGAAAAAGTAGCAAGCAAGAGAATAAATATAGATATGATAAGTCAAACTGCACCAATGGATGGTAAAGTTAGTTTATCATTTACTATACCTAAAACTGATTTAAAAGAAGGATTAGGTATAATAAATGGATTTTGCAAAGACAAGGCAAAGATAGCTATAGATGAGGATATAACTAAATTTTCAGTAGTTGGTATAGGAATGAAAACAACATCTGGTGTTGCAGCTAAAATGCTTAAGTTATTGAGTGACAATAATATAGAAGTTAAGATGATAACTACATCTGAAATAAGAATTACATGTGCTATAAAGCAAGAAGATAAGGTTAAGGCAGTAAATATTGTAGCTAAAGAGTTTAATCTATAA
- the lysA gene encoding diaminopimelate decarboxylase, whose amino-acid sequence MKLVGNMEVKDNVLFIGGVSTLDLAKEFKTPLYVIDEKLVRSQCRRYYEAFKVKECGNKVAYAGKAFLTMSMCQIVNSEGLNLDVVSGGELYTALKSGFPAKNIYFHGNNKTIEEIEMGINLGVGRFVVDNFYELEKINYIALQKNVVQKVLLRITPGIEAHTHDYIKTGQIDSKFGFTLPNDDAIKAVKKALTLPNIQLEGLHCHIGSQIFEIEPYEREVEIMLSFIGRIKDELNYEIEELDLGGGFGIYYKEGDKPQKVEKFCESILNKAEDAAKSIGIKLPILVIEPGRSIIGNAGTTLYTVGSIKEIENIRKYVSVDGGMTDNIRPSLYNAEYECVIANNVENTLKDKVAIAGKCCESGDILLNDITISKPESGDILAVFTTGAYGYSMSSNYNKIPKPAVVMVKDGENKLICRRQSFEQIVEDEILL is encoded by the coding sequence ATGAAGTTAGTTGGCAATATGGAGGTAAAAGATAATGTCCTCTTTATTGGGGGGGTTAGTACACTGGATCTGGCAAAAGAATTTAAAACTCCGCTTTATGTGATAGATGAGAAACTTGTAAGAAGCCAGTGTAGAAGGTATTATGAGGCTTTTAAAGTAAAGGAATGTGGAAATAAAGTAGCATATGCAGGAAAGGCATTTTTGACCATGTCTATGTGTCAGATAGTAAATAGTGAAGGACTTAATTTGGATGTTGTTTCTGGGGGAGAATTATATACTGCACTTAAGAGTGGATTTCCAGCAAAAAATATATATTTTCATGGAAATAATAAAACGATAGAAGAAATTGAGATGGGAATTAACTTAGGGGTTGGAAGATTTGTAGTTGATAACTTTTATGAATTAGAAAAAATAAATTATATTGCCTTACAAAAAAATGTTGTCCAAAAAGTACTTCTTAGAATAACTCCAGGAATAGAAGCACATACGCATGATTATATAAAAACTGGTCAAATTGATTCAAAGTTTGGATTTACACTTCCCAATGATGATGCTATAAAAGCAGTAAAAAAAGCTTTAACACTTCCTAATATACAGCTAGAAGGACTTCACTGCCATATTGGATCACAGATATTTGAAATTGAACCTTATGAAAGAGAAGTTGAAATAATGCTTTCATTTATAGGAAGAATTAAGGATGAATTGAATTATGAAATAGAGGAACTTGATCTTGGAGGTGGATTTGGAATTTACTACAAGGAAGGAGATAAACCTCAAAAAGTAGAAAAGTTTTGTGAAAGCATATTGAATAAGGCTGAGGATGCTGCAAAAAGTATTGGCATAAAGCTTCCTATACTTGTTATAGAACCTGGAAGGTCAATAATTGGAAATGCAGGTACTACCTTATATACAGTAGGTTCAATAAAGGAAATAGAAAATATAAGAAAATATGTATCTGTTGATGGAGGAATGACTGATAATATAAGACCATCTTTATACAATGCAGAATATGAGTGTGTAATAGCAAATAATGTTGAAAATACGCTTAAGGACAAAGTTGCTATAGCGGGAAAATGCTGCGAATCTGGAGATATATTATTAAATGATATTACAATCTCAAAACCTGAAAGTGGTGATATATTAGCAGTATTTACTACTGGAGCATATGGGTACTCAATGTCCAGTAACTATAATAAAATACCTAAACCTGCAGTAGTTATGGTTAAAGACGGAGAAAATAAGCTTATTTGCAGACGCCAGAGCTTTGAACAAATAGTAGAAGATGAAATACTTCTATAA
- the xylB gene encoding xylulokinase, translating into MRYMLGIDVGTSGTKTALFNEMGKTISSVTVGYKIIQPQVGWAEQNPEDWWQATKNGIINVINKSKVNSKDIKSIGLTGQMHGLVLLNSKGEVLRNAIIWCDQRTDNECKELTNQFELKKLICITGNPAMTGFTLSKLMWIKKNEPDVYRKSDKLLLPKDYIRYKLTGVFATEVSDASGTQMLDINSRKWSNELLDELDISNDILPPVYESTYVTGTLKSNVAKEIGLNIDTSVVGGAGDQAAAAIGNGIYKEGIISTSIGTSGVVFAATNKPVLDKLGRVHTLCHAVPGMWNVMGVTQSAGLSLKWFKENFCSDVVDKATKTSKNVYDLLSDMASHSKPGANGIIYLPYLMGERSPHLNPKAKGMFFGFTHANTKDDFIRSILEGVSFSLKNCLDIMLNMNINLEEIRVCGGGAESIVWKQILSDIFEYPLFTLRTTEGPALGAAILASVGAGIYESIEDACNLILHCQNKITPNPLNYSAYSKAYAKYNHMYPAVKEFF; encoded by the coding sequence ATGAGATATATGTTGGGAATAGATGTTGGAACATCAGGTACAAAGACGGCACTATTTAATGAAATGGGAAAAACAATTTCTTCGGTAACTGTTGGCTATAAAATTATACAACCTCAAGTTGGATGGGCAGAGCAAAATCCTGAGGATTGGTGGCAAGCAACTAAAAATGGAATTATTAATGTTATAAATAAAAGCAAGGTAAATTCAAAAGATATTAAAAGTATTGGATTAACAGGACAGATGCATGGGCTTGTTTTACTAAATAGTAAAGGTGAGGTTTTAAGAAATGCGATAATTTGGTGTGATCAAAGAACAGATAATGAATGTAAAGAACTAACAAATCAGTTTGAATTAAAAAAGTTGATTTGCATTACTGGGAATCCAGCTATGACAGGTTTTACATTATCTAAACTTATGTGGATAAAAAAGAATGAACCTGATGTTTACCGAAAATCAGATAAATTATTGCTGCCTAAAGATTACATTAGATATAAATTAACGGGAGTTTTTGCAACAGAAGTATCTGATGCTAGTGGTACGCAAATGCTTGATATTAATTCTCGAAAGTGGAGTAATGAGTTACTGGATGAATTAGATATTTCAAATGATATTTTACCACCGGTGTATGAATCAACTTATGTTACTGGAACACTTAAATCTAATGTTGCTAAAGAAATTGGACTAAATATAGATACTAGTGTGGTTGGTGGTGCAGGTGATCAAGCGGCGGCAGCCATTGGAAATGGTATCTATAAAGAAGGCATAATTTCTACTAGTATTGGAACATCTGGAGTCGTTTTTGCTGCCACTAACAAACCTGTTTTAGATAAATTAGGACGTGTTCATACATTATGTCATGCTGTTCCGGGTATGTGGAATGTTATGGGTGTTACTCAAAGTGCAGGATTATCACTAAAGTGGTTTAAGGAAAATTTCTGCAGTGATGTGGTTGATAAGGCTACTAAAACTAGTAAAAATGTATATGACTTATTATCAGATATGGCTTCTCATTCAAAACCAGGAGCAAATGGTATAATATATTTACCTTATCTTATGGGGGAAAGGTCACCTCATTTAAATCCAAAAGCTAAAGGCATGTTTTTTGGATTTACACATGCAAATACCAAAGATGATTTTATACGAAGTATTTTAGAAGGAGTTTCTTTTAGTCTAAAAAATTGTTTAGATATTATGTTAAATATGAACATCAATCTAGAGGAAATTCGTGTTTGTGGTGGTGGAGCTGAAAGTATAGTTTGGAAGCAGATATTGTCTGATATTTTTGAGTATCCGTTATTTACTTTAAGGACAACGGAAGGTCCTGCGTTGGGGGCTGCAATTTTAGCAAGCGTTGGTGCCGGAATTTATGAATCAATTGAAGATGCATGTAATTTAATTCTTCATTGTCAAAACAAGATAACTCCTAATCCTTTAAATTACTCTGCTTATTCTAAAGCATATGCTAAGTATAATCATATGTATCCTGCAGTTAAAGAGTTTTTTTAA
- a CDS encoding PTS fructose transporter subunit IIC, which produces MKVAELKKHAMTAISFLIPIVVAAGFLLAIGNIAGGKEIKDFSKGFTIFDAFTTMGGLGLGLLPAVVSTGIAYSIADKPGIAPGLIIGLISKTIGAGFLGGFLGGYIAGYLTVFLIKHIKVPAWAEGLMPMLIIPLLASGVSGIIMFYVIGIPIVAFSKMLTGYLTNLSGTSKFIYGMIIGVLASIDYGGAINKVVFAFVLGLQSDGVKQPITVLILASMVTPFGMTIAHFASKVFKKNIYTKTEVETLKAAFPMGVCEITEGCLPIVMNDIVRCVIATGVGGAIGGGFSMMWGCDSSIPAGGLFAMPTMTHPELFFLALLIGSLATAIILLILKKPVDINATASENNTSEADINMDDIKVSF; this is translated from the coding sequence ATGAAAGTTGCGGAACTAAAGAAACATGCGATGACAGCCATTTCTTTCTTAATTCCAATTGTAGTAGCTGCTGGTTTTTTGCTGGCAATTGGTAATATCGCTGGAGGAAAAGAAATCAAGGACTTTTCAAAGGGATTTACAATCTTTGATGCCTTTACCACTATGGGTGGTTTAGGATTAGGACTATTACCAGCTGTTGTATCTACCGGAATTGCATATTCAATTGCTGATAAGCCAGGAATTGCTCCAGGTCTTATTATAGGATTAATCTCCAAAACTATTGGGGCAGGATTCCTTGGTGGATTTCTTGGTGGTTATATTGCTGGATATTTAACAGTATTTTTAATTAAACATATAAAAGTTCCTGCTTGGGCAGAAGGATTAATGCCTATGCTTATTATTCCATTACTTGCCTCTGGTGTTTCTGGAATTATAATGTTTTATGTAATTGGAATTCCAATAGTAGCATTTTCAAAAATGTTAACAGGTTATTTAACTAATTTAAGTGGTACATCTAAATTTATTTACGGTATGATTATAGGAGTTCTTGCATCAATTGATTATGGTGGAGCTATTAATAAAGTAGTATTTGCTTTTGTTTTAGGATTGCAATCAGATGGAGTTAAACAGCCTATTACAGTATTAATTTTAGCTTCAATGGTTACTCCATTTGGTATGACTATAGCTCATTTTGCTTCTAAAGTATTTAAGAAAAATATATATACAAAAACAGAAGTTGAAACGTTAAAAGCAGCTTTCCCAATGGGGGTTTGTGAAATAACAGAAGGATGCTTGCCAATTGTTATGAATGATATAGTTAGGTGCGTTATTGCAACAGGTGTTGGTGGTGCAATAGGCGGTGGATTTAGTATGATGTGGGGATGCGATTCATCTATTCCCGCAGGAGGTTTATTTGCAATGCCAACTATGACTCATCCAGAATTGTTCTTTTTAGCTTTATTGATAGGTTCTTTAGCTACAGCAATTATTTTGTTAATTTTGAAAAAACCTGTCGATATAAATGCAACTGCCTCTGAAAATAATACATCTGAAGCTGATATTAATATGGATGATATTAAAGTTTCATTTTAG
- a CDS encoding fructose PTS transporter subunit IIB, whose product MKIVGVAACAAGIAHTYIAKEKLVTAAKKAGHEIYMETQGTIGVRNKLSEDDIKNADVVIIAADIKINGMDRFEGKKKIEVSTDTVIKSPNNLIKKVESIINK is encoded by the coding sequence ATGAAAATTGTAGGTGTTGCTGCTTGTGCTGCTGGAATTGCACATACGTATATTGCAAAAGAAAAGTTGGTTACTGCTGCAAAAAAGGCAGGACATGAAATATACATGGAAACTCAGGGAACCATCGGTGTTAGAAACAAATTATCAGAGGATGACATTAAAAATGCAGATGTAGTAATTATTGCGGCCGATATTAAGATAAATGGCATGGATAGATTTGAGGGGAAAAAAAAGATAGAAGTTTCAACCGATACTGTAATTAAATCACCTAATAATCTCATTAAAAAAGTAGAAAGTATTATTAACAAATAA